Proteins co-encoded in one Nematostella vectensis chromosome 15, jaNemVect1.1, whole genome shotgun sequence genomic window:
- the LOC116610290 gene encoding zinc finger protein 239-like, translated as MADESRGEKKEQLKKPYKERQDFICKQKIKVEPELFDLEKIAKEASKALNLSEKPNECGECGMGFTRHAYLKRHLMIHSGQKPYRCDECGKGFTQSGALNRHLRIHSGQKPYKCDECGKCFNQSANLKTHLRIHSGQKPYKCDECGKCFIQYVDLKRHLKIHTGQKPYECGECGKCFTRSERLKTHLRIHSGQKPYKCDVCGKCFSESRNLKRHLMIHSGQKPYKCDVCGKCFSESGNLKKHLMIHSGQKPYKCDECGKCFILYRNLKTHLSIHSR; from the exons atggcggacgagtCGCGTGGTGAGAAG aaagaACAATTAAAGAAACCTTATAAAGAAAGGCAAGATTTCATCTGCAAGCAGAAAATAAAAGTTGAGCCAGAGCTTTTTGATTTGGAAAAGATTGCAAAGGAAGCATCAAAAGCATTGAATTTATCTGAGAAACCAAATGAATGTGGTGAATGTGGCATGGGTTTTACCCGACATGCATACCTGAAGAGACACCTAATGATTCACTCAGGGCAGAAACCATACAGATGTGATGAATGTGGTAAGGGCTTTACCCAATCTGGAGCCCTGAATAGACACCTAAGGATTCACTCAGGACAGAAACCAtacaaatgtgatgaatgtggcaagTGCTTCAACCAATCTGCAAACCTGAAAACACACCTAAGGATTCACTCAGGACAGAAACCAtacaaatgtgatgaatgtggcaagTGCTTTATCCAATATGTAGACCTGAAAAGACACCTAAAGATACACACAGGACAGAAACCATACGAATGTGGTGAATGTGGCAAGTGCTTTACCCGATCTGAACGCCTTAAAACACACCTGAGGATTCACTCAGGACAGAAACCATACAAATGTGACGTGTGTGGCAAGTGCTTTTCCGAATCTAGAAACTTGAAAAGACACCTTATGATTCACTCAGGACAGAAACCGTACAAATGTGACGTGTGCGGCAAGTGCTTTTCCGAATCTGGAAACTTGAAGAAACACCTAATGATTCACTCAGGACAGAAGCCTtacaaatgtgatgaatgtggcaagTGCTTTATCCTATATAGGAACCTGAAAACACACCTAAGTATTCACTCAAGATAg
- the LOC116610285 gene encoding uncharacterized protein LOC116610285 — MAGDLNTTKKSLDDIEQYSRRDCLEIKGVPLTPTENTNDVVKKVGELMEVEILEEDISTSHRLPASRPNPNQRPAKPGVHVNTPTASIIVKFARRDVRDRFYAGRKHLRDKPVRDIGLTRSDNKIYISESLSPGNRELFKAALSARHDLKFKYIWTQNGKVFLRKNNDSQAVLISKSQDLLHLKQREDHHSQEVESANLTGT, encoded by the coding sequence ATGGCGGGAGATTTGAATACTACGAAGAAGTCCCTCGACGACATAGAACAGTACTCGAGGAGGGATTGTTTAGAGATTAAAGGCGTTCCGCTAACACCTACGGAGAACACGAACGACGTAGTAAAAAAGGTAGGCGAGCTTATGGAAGTCGAAATTTTAGAAGAAGACATAAGCACAAGCCACAGGCTACCGGCTTCGAGACCGAATCCCAACCAGCGCCCAGCTAAGCCAGGAGTACATGTTAACACGCCGACTGCATCAATTATTGTCAAATTTGCACGCAGAGATGTTCGAGACCGATTTTATGCCGGTCGGAAACATCTCCGAGATAAACCCGTACGGGACATTGGTCTCACACGGTCCGATAACAAGATCTACATTTCGGAAAGTTTGAGTCCAGGAAACAGGGAGCTGTTCAAGGCGGCGTTAAGCGCCAGGCATGATCTGAAGTTCAAGTACATTTGGACGCAGAATGGAAAAGTGTTCCTGAGGAAAAATAACGACAGCCAAGCTGTGTTGATCAGTAAATCACAGGATTTACTCCACCTCAAGCAACGAGAAGACCACCATTCACAAGAGGTAGAGTCAGCAAATTTAACAGGCACGTAA
- the LOC5497102 gene encoding zinc finger protein 665 — translation MTEKKPIKQLFDQCQDLICPQEIKVEPELFDLKGITEEVSKALNLSDKPHKCDECGKCFTQSGTLKTHLRIHTEVKPYECEVCGKCFTRKTHLKTHSGQKPYKCDECGKFFTRHAQLKAHLVIHSGKKPYKCDECGKCFNQSGALTTHLRTHTGQKPYECDECGKCFSESGKLKRHLMIHTGEKPHKCDDCGERYTLSEDLKTHLRIHTGEKPYECDDCGKRFTLSGNMKRHLRIHSGKKPYKCDECGNCFSESGKLKRHLMIHTGEKPHKCDDCGKRFTQSGDLKTHLRIHTGEKPYECDDCGKRFTLSGNMKKHVKIHSGKKPYKCDECGKSFTEHAYLKTHLIIHSGKKPYKCDECGKCFTQLGTLKRHLMIHSGQKPYKCDECGKCFSESGNLKKHLMIHSGQKPYKCDVCGKCFTRSGALTTHLMIHSGQKPYVCVVCGKCFTRQTNLKTHLMIHSGQKPHKCDECGKCFIQYGNLKTHLRIHSG, via the coding sequence ATGACAGAGAAGAAACCTATAAAGCAACTCTTTGATCAGTGTCAAGATTTGATATGCCCACAGGAAATAAAAGTTGAGCCAGAACTATTTGATTTGAAAGGTATTACAGAGGAGGTATCAAAAGCATTGAATTTATCTGACAAACCAcacaaatgtgatgaatgtggtAAGTGCTTTACCCAATCGGGAACCCTAAAAACACACCTAAGGATTCACACAGAAGTAAAACCATACGAATGCGAAGTATGTGGCAAGTGCTTTACCCGAAAAACACACCTGAAGACACACTCAGGACAAAAACCAtacaaatgtgatgaatgtggcaaATTCTTTACCCGACATGCACAACTGAAGGCACACCTAGTTATTCACTCAGGAAAGAAACCAtacaaatgtgatgaatgtggcaaATGCTTTAACCAATCTGGAGCACTGACAACACACCTAAGGACTCACACAGGACAGAAACCATACgaatgtgatgaatgtggcaagTGCTTTTCTGAATCTGGAAAATTGAAGAGACACCTAATGATTCACACAGGAGAGAAACCACACAAATGTGATGATTGCGGCGAGCGCTATACCCTATCTGAAGACCTGAAAACACACCTAAGGATTCACACAGGAGAGAAACCATACGAATGTGATGATTGTGGTAAGCGCTTTACCCTATCTGGAAACATGAAGAGACACCTAAGGATTCACTCAGGAAAGAAACCATAtaaatgtgatgaatgtggcaaCTGCTTTTCTGAATCTGGAAAATTGAAGAGACACCTAATGATTCATACAGGAGAGAAACCACACAAATGTGATGATTGTGGCAAGCGCTTTACCCAATCTGGAGACCTGAAAACACACCTAAGGATTCACACAGGAGAGAAACCATACGAATGTGATGATTGTGGTAAGCGCTTTACCCTATCTGGAAACATGAAGAAACACGTAAAGATTCACTCAGGAAAGAAACCATACAAATGTGATGAGTGTGGCAAAAGCTTTACCGAACATGCATACCTGAAGACACACCTAATTATTCACTCAGGAAAGAAACCATACAAATGTGATGAGTGTGGCAAATGCTTTACCCAATTGGGAACCTTGAAGAGACACCTAATGATTCACTCAGGACAGAAACCGtacaaatgtgatgaatgtggcaagTGCTTTTCCGAATCTGGAAACTTGAAGAAACACCTAATGATTCACTCAGGACAGAAACCATACAAATGTGACGTGTGTGGCAAGTGCTTTACCCGATCTGGAGCCCTGACAACACACCTAATGATTCATTCAGGACAGAAACCATATGTATGCGTTGTATGTGGCAAATGCTTTACCCGACAAACAAACCTGAAGACACACCTAATGATTCACTCAGGCCAGAAACCAcacaaatgtgatgaatgtggcaagTGCTTTATCCAATATGGGAACCTGAAAACACACCTAAGGATTCACTCAGGATAG
- the LOC116610287 gene encoding zinc finger protein 92, which yields MGDKTKGKIMPGKKQLKQPFNQSQDFICKQEVKVEPKLFDLKKIAEEVSKALNLSEKPHKCDECGKCFNQSGHLKRHLKIHTGQKPYECGECSKCFTRSERLKTHLRIHSGQKPYKCDVCGKCFSESRNLKRHLMIHSGQKPYKCDVCGKCFSESGNLKKHLMIHSGQKPYKCDECGKCFILYRNLKTHLSIHSR from the coding sequence ATGGGAGATAAGACTAAAGGGAAAATAATGCCAGGCAAGAAACAGTTAAAGCAACCTTTTAATCAAAGCCAAGATTTCATCTGCAAGCAGGAAGTAAAAGTTGAGCCAAAACTATTTGATTTGAAAAAGATTGCAGAGGAAGTATCAAAAGCACTGAATTTATCTGAGAAACCAcacaaatgtgatgaatgtggcaagTGCTTTAACCAATCTGGACACCTGAAAAGACACCTAAAGATACATACAGGACAGAAACCATACGAATGTGGTGAATGTAGCAAGTGCTTTACCCGATCTGAACGCCTTAAAACACACCTGAGGATTCACTCAGGACAGAAACCATACAAATGTGACGTGTGTGGCAAGTGCTTTTCCGAATCTAGAAACTTGAAAAGACACCTAATGATTCACTCAGGACAGAAACCGTACAAATGTGACGTGTGCGGCAAGTGCTTTTCCGAATCTGGAAACTTGAAGAAACACCTGATGATTCACTCAGGACAGAAGCCTtacaaatgtgatgaatgtggcaagTGCTTTATCCTATATAGGAACCTGAAAACACACCTAAGTATTCACTCAAGATAg